The Bradysia coprophila strain Holo2 unplaced genomic scaffold, BU_Bcop_v1 contig_151, whole genome shotgun sequence genome contains a region encoding:
- the LOC119074327 gene encoding PR domain zinc finger protein 15-like, giving the protein MSELNSHVCFDALATLQNIQNIEHCCNFCGGSHTIQDCPELSKGEHIFDNCLQDLSRSSVPSGLHVIEHNVPCVITSQKFAKGSRFGPLLAKKSYIPIENLRFPLIIFGNIIPDLNIPELEELFKVRNVYLDTTNENECNWMVHVNPAEYLNEQNLIAYQEDNQIYFTAIHDIEVGDILKVWYAPSYAAKMCIPLLQPSQYEIVNNILRQVSIDHSSLKVEPDDESFNCEPVYYNNIHHSTDVSLPPIQSIFTAQGTFPKTEYLTPDLHTYNNHLDIAYDPATIHSDVLDISMTNSDVHESFNTTPTHSTEFNNNIEMKPLDVSEPAGGEAKIKKDTQTKKKNYQCQFCDKSYATMTNIYKHMRTHDLYLCSLCMRTFHEESEIKQHNCGTTGIKKPQCMVCFKYLSNAWSLTRHMKIHPKMRGNECNKNPAIPSLEAELFEQSSLLSDDVTNELGSIMESADDDYSNPKVNKRFQCIVCLKKFKNYELLQKHLKDVHTVKTFKIKKSTAGTDAETTTSSPNKSSNADTNSHSSLPVKQSIAIALASKLNKKNTTSHSGNDVELPRLIPIASEPTGDPFKEQFISESLHPVLASLDGDHFMPNSDLLLDTSNIVEDVEESILASAVPRPNVKHQCNVCNKMFNKTNQLKRHKETHENIIYICPFCDNKSVKTKKTILKHLKTSHPEHQSDAWNSTDFINSLAMRNYTDLNATATTKSKPIDHSPLSIDDQQHDSGMSSPQIKYEDDHLLNNKINLNNATNKLERSNKLSNKLVNECDSKSAKDSKLNLVLSKKNNIELMKDIYHAKNTNFVNHDDISKNHHFGDRNIVDGQFTISNCNSETTSKLTKIGIS; this is encoded by the exons ATGAGTGAATTAAATTCTCATGTGTGCTTCGATGCTCTGGCTACACtacaaaatattcagaatATCGAACATT GCTGTAATTTTTGTGGCGGTTCTCATACAATTCAAGATTGTCCGGAATTATCCAAAGGAGAACAT ATTTTTGACAACTGCCTGCAAGACTTATCAAGATCATCCGTTCCCAGCGGACTGCACGTAATCGAACATAATGTGCCATGTGTCATCACTTCGCAAAAATTCGCAAAGGGTTCACGATTCGGACCGTTGCTGGCGAAAAAATCCTATATTCCCATCGAGAATCTACGATTTCCTCTCATCATATTCGGCAACATCATACCCGATCTGAACATACCGGAATTGGAGGAATTGTTCAAAGTCAGAAATGTTTACTTGGACACGACCAACGAAAATGAATGCAATTGGATGGTGCATGTGAATCCAGCCGAGTATCTAAATGAACAGAATCTAATAGCCTATCAG gAGGATAATCAGATCTATTTCACTGCCATCCATGACATTGAAGTCGGAGACATTTTAAAGGTATGGTATGCGCCGAGTTACGCAGCCAAAATGTGCATACCACTTCTGCAGCCGAGTCAATACGAAATTGTGAACAACATTTTGCGGCAAGTTTCGATCGATCACAGCAGCTTGAAAGTGGAACCGGATGATGAATCATTCAACTGCGAGCCAGTGTATTACAATAACATCCATCACAGTACGGACGTCTCACTACCGCCGATTCAAAGTATATTCACTGCACAAGGAACATTTCCGAAGACGGAATATCTAACACCAGATCTTCACACGTACAacaatcatttggatattgcTTACGATCCGGCGACCATCCATTCGGACGTATTGGATATATCAATGACAAATTCCGACGTGCATGAATCCTTCAACACAACGCCAACGCATTCAACCGAATTCAATAACAACATTGAAATGAAACCATTGGATGTCAGTGAACCGGCTGGTGGTGAAGCAAAGATAAAGAAAGACACGCaaaccaaaaagaaaaattatcaatgCCAATTCTGCGACAAAAGCTACGCCACGATGACAAACATCTACAAACATATGCGGACACACGATCTGTACTTGTGCAGCCTGTGCATGAGAACTTTTCATGAGGAAAGCGAAATCAAGCAGCATAATTGCGGCACGACTGGCATCAAGAAGCCACAGTGTATGGTTTGCTTTAAATATCTGTCGAATGCTTGGTCGCTGACAcgacacatgaaaattcaTCCGAAAATGCGTGGAAATGAGTG CAATAAAAATCCAGCGATTCCATCCTTGGAGGCTGAATTGTTCGAACAAAGTTCGTTGCTGAGCGACGACGTGACAAACGAGTTGGGATCAATTATGGAAAGTGCCGACGACGATTATTCCAATCCGAAAGTGAATAAACGTTTTCAGTGTATCGTCTGCttgaaaaagttcaaaaactaCGAACTACTGCAGAAGCACCTGAAGGATGTGCACACAG tgaaaacttttaaaatcaaaaaaagtaCGGCAGGCACGGACGCCGAAACAACGACATCGTCGCCAAACAAATCCAGCAATGCCGATACCAATTCGCACAGTAGTCTGCCCGTTAAGCAAAGCATTGCTATTGCATTGGCGTCAAAgttaaacaagaaaaacacAACATCGCATTCGGGCAACGATGTCGAATTGCCGCGATTAATTCCAATAGCTTCAGAACCGACAGGCGATCCATTTAAGGAGCAATTTATCAGCGAATCTCTGCATCCGGTTCTGGCTTCACTGGATGGCGACCATTTTATGCCGAACAGCGATTTATTGTTGGACACTTCGAATATTGTGGAAGATGTGGAAGAGAGCATTTTGGCTAGTGCAGTG CCTCGACCGAACGTCAAACATCAGTGTAACGTGTGcaataaaatgttcaacaaG ACCAATCAGCTGAAACGGCACAAAGAGACCCACGAGAATATCATCTACATTTGTCCATTCTGTGACAATAAAAgtgtaaaaacgaaaaagactATACTGAAGCATTTAAAAACCAGTCATCCGGAGCATCAAAGCGATGCTTGGAACAGCACCGATTTCATCAATAGCCTGGCCATGCGAAACTATACCGATCTGAATGCAACcgcaacaacaaaatcaaaaccaatCGACCATTCACCACTATCGATCGACGATCAACAGCACGATAGTGGAATGTCGTCACCGCAAATCAAATATGAAGACGATCATTTACtgaacaataaaatcaatttaaataatgCCACCAACAAATTGGAACGATCAAATAAGCTATCAAATAAGCTGGTAAATGAATGTGATTCGAAAAGTGCCAAagattcaaaattaaatttagttttaagtAAGAAGAATAACATAGAATTAATGAAGGACATATACCACGCAAAGAATACGAATTTCGTTAACCATGACGATATATCGAAAAATCATCATTTCGGTGATCGGAATATTGTCGACGGACAATTTACGATAAGTAATTGTAACAGTGAAACAACATCAAAACTAACCAAAATTGGTATAagttaa
- the LOC119074348 gene encoding protein Mpv17: MSSTLSKTILHSYKSCVTYSRRNFVGIARSYQRTLDKRPYLVQAIQAGILMGAGDLCAQTFFTSSETVTIDYIRTLKFCSIGFVFVGPSVRFWYGAMDKAIKAKSPATRTMIKVGIDQLIFAPIFTAALVSTISYTQDQNVQSIKEKLRTQYTDILLCNYYVWPWVQIVNFRFVPLNYQVLLTQSVAFLWNIYISWKTHSTEHKTVSA, translated from the exons ATGTCATCAACATTAAGCAAAACCATTTTACATTCATACAAAAGCTGTGTCACATATTCCAGACGAAATTTCGTAGGAATAGCCAGATCATATCAAAGGACATTAGACAAACGTCCATATCTTGTCCAGGCCATACAGGCCGGAATTCTAATGGGTGCAGGTGATCTGTGtgcacaaacatttttcacttcaagCGAAACGGTGACGATAGACTACATTCGGACACTCAAGTTTTGCTCAATCGGATTTGTGTTCGTT GGTCCTTCCGTTCGTTTCTGGTACGGCGCCATGGACAAAGCCATCAAAGCGAAATCACCGGCAACTAGAACTATGATTAAGGTCGGCATCGATCAGTTGATATTCGCTCCGATTTTCACGGCCGCCCTGGTTTCGACGATCAGCTACACCCAAGATCAAAACGTTCAATCGATCAAAGAGAAACTACGGACACAGTATACGGATATCTTGCTGTGCAACTACTATGTGTGGCCTTGGGTGCAGATTGTCAATTTTCGCTTTGTTCCGCTCAATTATCAGGTTTTATTAACTCAGTCTGTTGCGTTCTTGTGGAATATTTACATTTCGTGGAAAACGCATAGTACGGAACACAAAACGGTCAGCGCGTAG